The following coding sequences lie in one Myxococcus xanthus genomic window:
- a CDS encoding MBL fold metallo-hydrolase, with translation MRIHHLNCTTMCPPGGRLVDGRKGFKGPAALTCHCLLVEGRQGLILVDTGFGLEDVKHRRPRLSPLFLDLLMRPQLNEGSTAIRQIERMGFQARDVRDIVLTHLDFDHAGGLDDFPHARVHLLSDEYQGAVAQATPLDRRRYRPLQWMHETQWVTYPSGGDGERWFGFECVRDLTGLPPEILLVPLPGHTLGHAGVAIQNGSGWLLHAGDAYFYHGEMAPDRYRCTPGLRAYQKLMQKDGYLRWHNMRRLRELVQRHGRVVTVFCAHDSLEFELLEEQEKAPTLSPLRTFVDTQPPLHA, from the coding sequence ATGCGCATCCACCACCTGAACTGCACCACCATGTGCCCACCGGGCGGCCGGCTGGTGGACGGACGAAAGGGCTTCAAGGGGCCCGCGGCACTGACGTGTCACTGCCTCCTGGTGGAAGGCCGGCAGGGACTCATCCTGGTGGACACCGGCTTCGGCCTGGAGGACGTGAAGCACCGGCGCCCCCGGCTGTCGCCCCTGTTCCTCGACCTGCTGATGCGGCCCCAGCTCAACGAGGGCTCCACGGCCATCCGGCAGATTGAGCGCATGGGCTTCCAGGCCAGGGACGTGCGCGACATCGTCCTCACCCACCTGGACTTCGACCATGCCGGCGGCCTGGACGACTTCCCACACGCCCGGGTCCACCTGCTGTCGGACGAGTACCAGGGCGCCGTGGCCCAGGCGACGCCGTTGGACCGGCGCCGCTACCGGCCGTTGCAGTGGATGCACGAGACGCAGTGGGTGACGTACCCCTCCGGTGGAGACGGTGAGCGCTGGTTCGGCTTCGAGTGCGTGCGGGATTTGACAGGCCTGCCGCCGGAAATCCTGCTGGTGCCACTGCCGGGCCACACCCTGGGCCACGCGGGCGTGGCCATCCAGAATGGCAGCGGCTGGCTGCTGCACGCCGGAGACGCGTACTTCTACCACGGGGAGATGGCCCCTGACCGGTACCGGTGCACGCCAGGGCTGCGCGCCTACCAGAAGCTGATGCAGAAGGACGGCTATCTGCGCTGGCACAACATGCGCCGGCTGCGCGAGCTGGTGCAGCGGCACGGACGGGTCGTCACGGTGTTCTGCGCGCATGACTCGCTGGAGTTCGAGCTGCTGGAGGAGCAGGAGAAGGCGCCGACGCTGTCGCCCCTGCGGACCTTCGTGGATACCCAGCCGCCGCTGCACGCGTGA
- a CDS encoding alpha/beta fold hydrolase: MTPRFARELRALEGLPLGLLGARSPEVLLAQPCRALARTLSHARLGILPGQGHVAHVTAPELLAREVSAFLRE; encoded by the coding sequence ATGACGCCCCGCTTCGCCCGGGAGCTGCGCGCGCTGGAAGGGCTTCCCCTGGGCCTGTTGGGAGCGCGCAGCCCGGAGGTGCTCCTGGCCCAGCCCTGCCGTGCGCTCGCGCGGACGCTGAGCCACGCCCGCCTGGGCATCCTGCCCGGACAGGGCCACGTGGCCCACGTCACCGCGCCTGAATTGCTGGCGCGCGAGGTCTCCGCGTTCCTCCGCGAATAG
- a CDS encoding sigma-70 family RNA polymerase sigma factor has protein sequence MRTQQSRSLVFLQQLGPGAREGYEALPGLEDTLVALYAAARQAWPGVTLAEEDFLRHLASCLPRDEEPSRVLATVHAADLYLACACVRGSAAAHVALERHVLPKAAASLARMRDTGVDPSEVVQHLRERLLVPEGDRPARMAEYQGSGPLAAWLRAAAVRTALNLQRSERRRAHAEEEAEALPLPTQAGMADVELDYLRKNHREHFQAALSEALNALPTRERTVLRLHVVEGLSLERIGTMYQTHKSTVSRWVARAREAALEGTRQRLAERLRLTSGELHSLMQVVQGELDLSLSSLLSLPGAS, from the coding sequence ATGCGAACGCAGCAGAGCCGCTCGCTCGTCTTCCTCCAGCAGCTCGGCCCCGGGGCACGTGAGGGCTACGAGGCCCTGCCCGGGCTGGAGGACACGCTGGTCGCGCTCTACGCGGCGGCGCGGCAGGCCTGGCCGGGCGTGACGCTGGCGGAGGAAGACTTCCTGCGCCACCTTGCTTCGTGCCTGCCACGGGACGAGGAGCCCTCACGGGTGCTGGCCACCGTGCATGCCGCGGACCTCTATCTGGCGTGCGCCTGTGTGCGGGGGAGCGCCGCGGCGCATGTCGCGCTGGAGCGCCACGTTCTTCCCAAGGCGGCGGCGTCCTTGGCTCGGATGCGGGACACGGGGGTGGACCCCTCCGAGGTGGTTCAACACCTGCGCGAGCGGCTGCTCGTCCCGGAAGGTGACCGGCCCGCGCGCATGGCGGAATACCAGGGCAGTGGTCCGCTCGCGGCCTGGTTGCGGGCGGCAGCGGTGCGCACCGCCCTCAACCTCCAGCGCTCGGAGCGCCGGAGGGCCCACGCCGAAGAGGAGGCGGAGGCGCTCCCGCTGCCAACCCAGGCGGGCATGGCGGACGTCGAGCTGGACTACCTGCGCAAGAACCACCGCGAGCATTTCCAGGCGGCGCTCTCCGAGGCACTGAATGCCCTGCCCACGCGGGAGCGCACCGTGCTGCGCTTGCACGTGGTGGAGGGGCTGAGCCTGGAGCGCATCGGCACCATGTACCAGACGCACAAGTCCACCGTGTCGCGCTGGGTGGCCCGCGCCCGGGAAGCGGCGCTGGAGGGCACACGTCAGCGGCTGGCGGAGCGGCTCCGGCTCACCTCCGGCGAACTGCACAGCCTGATGCAGGTGGTACAGGGAGAGCTGGACCTGAGCCTGTCGTCCTTGCTGAGCCTGCCTGGGGCTTCCTGA
- a CDS encoding cupin domain-containing protein translates to MSAPHRSPTVLAGRRPRWDSRRRADTARALEGTGTLDAPAPEVDKVNLAQKLALFSEHWSPKVVGELNGQHVRLARLHGPFVWHHHDAEDELFLVLHGQLRMELRERTVNVGPGEFIIIPRGVEHRPVAEEEVHVLLFEPATTLNTGNVREERTAEHLQQL, encoded by the coding sequence ATGAGCGCGCCTCATCGCAGCCCCACGGTCCTCGCCGGACGTCGTCCGCGCTGGGACTCCCGCCGCCGCGCCGACACTGCCCGTGCCTTGGAAGGCACTGGCACCCTGGACGCACCAGCCCCCGAGGTGGACAAGGTCAACCTCGCGCAGAAGCTGGCCCTCTTCTCCGAGCACTGGTCCCCGAAGGTGGTGGGCGAGCTGAACGGCCAACACGTCCGGCTGGCCCGGCTCCACGGCCCCTTTGTCTGGCACCATCACGACGCCGAGGACGAGCTGTTCCTCGTGCTCCACGGCCAGCTGCGCATGGAGTTGCGCGAGCGCACGGTGAACGTGGGCCCAGGCGAGTTCATCATCATTCCTCGCGGCGTGGAGCACCGTCCCGTGGCGGAGGAGGAGGTCCACGTCCTGCTCTTCGAGCCCGCCACCACGCTCAACACCGGCAACGTCCGCGAGGAGCGGACGGCCGAGCACCTGCAGCAGCTCTGA
- a CDS encoding RtcB family protein, which produces MSWKQRLEKVSEGHYVLAKTKSMKVDADLFLSDKLLWGEGPEQPGLEDSVFDQVVNAASFPGVTRVAVTPDCHLGYGVPIGTVVETDGILLPTAAGYDIGCGMVQLQTTLTAEDVADATKRRRWIEEVTKRIAVGVGASRVQKQRRVTDRTFADVVRHGAKALGRGSSVTERDYIPVEDDRVDIPERAFGKREQLGSLGGGNHFTEMQVDQDGRVWVMLHTGSRGFGWNIAKHFFVEGAAQLGLKSRSEDHVWLDAESPLGRDYWNLHNMAANFAVANRLIIGEAVCAALEDVFGGTASVYYEISHNLIQKEAGKFVARKGATRAFPGGHPALKGTPWENTGHPILIPGSMETGSAILFAEPGAQKSIYSVNHGSGRRMSRGEARRVLKQDATDKRMAEAGILLNTRQTPLDESGPCYKNLDDVLETVEMAGLARVAYRLKPVACIKGAD; this is translated from the coding sequence ATGAGTTGGAAGCAGCGGCTGGAGAAGGTCTCAGAGGGCCATTACGTCCTGGCGAAGACCAAGAGCATGAAGGTCGATGCGGACCTGTTCCTGTCCGACAAGTTGCTGTGGGGGGAGGGCCCCGAGCAACCTGGACTGGAGGACTCTGTCTTTGACCAGGTGGTGAATGCGGCATCCTTCCCCGGGGTCACCCGCGTGGCTGTCACACCCGACTGTCACCTGGGCTACGGCGTACCCATTGGCACGGTGGTGGAAACGGACGGCATCCTCCTGCCCACCGCCGCCGGCTACGACATCGGCTGCGGCATGGTGCAGTTGCAGACGACGCTCACCGCCGAGGACGTCGCCGACGCCACGAAGCGCCGCCGCTGGATTGAAGAGGTGACGAAGCGCATCGCCGTGGGCGTGGGCGCCAGCCGCGTGCAGAAGCAGCGCAGGGTGACGGACCGCACCTTCGCGGACGTGGTGCGCCACGGTGCCAAGGCCCTGGGCCGGGGTTCATCCGTCACCGAGCGCGACTACATCCCCGTCGAGGACGACCGGGTGGACATCCCCGAGCGCGCCTTCGGCAAGCGTGAGCAGTTGGGCAGCCTGGGCGGCGGCAACCACTTCACCGAGATGCAGGTGGACCAGGACGGCCGCGTGTGGGTGATGCTGCACACCGGTAGCCGCGGCTTCGGGTGGAACATCGCCAAGCACTTCTTCGTGGAGGGCGCCGCGCAGCTGGGCCTCAAGAGCCGCAGCGAGGACCATGTCTGGCTGGACGCGGAGAGCCCGCTGGGCCGCGACTACTGGAACCTCCACAACATGGCGGCCAACTTCGCGGTGGCCAACCGGCTCATCATCGGTGAGGCGGTGTGCGCGGCGCTGGAGGACGTCTTCGGCGGCACGGCCAGCGTGTATTACGAAATCTCCCACAACCTCATCCAGAAGGAGGCGGGGAAGTTCGTCGCCCGAAAGGGCGCCACGCGCGCGTTCCCCGGAGGACACCCCGCGCTGAAGGGCACGCCCTGGGAGAACACGGGCCACCCCATCCTCATCCCGGGCTCCATGGAGACGGGCAGCGCCATCCTCTTCGCCGAGCCGGGCGCACAGAAGTCCATCTATTCGGTGAACCACGGCTCCGGCCGCCGCATGTCGCGCGGCGAGGCGAGGCGCGTGCTGAAGCAGGACGCCACCGACAAGCGCATGGCCGAGGCGGGCATCCTCCTCAATACCCGCCAGACGCCGCTGGACGAGTCCGGCCCTTGCTACAAGAACCTGGACGACGTCCTGGAGACGGTGGAGATGGCGGGGCTGGCCCGGGTGGCCTACCGGCTCAAGCCGGTGGCCTGCATCAAGGGCGCGGACTGA
- a CDS encoding pilus assembly protein N-terminal domain-containing protein, with protein sequence MHHPIGLALVALALVGAPALAEESKPAPSSGASATTEETVVVKKGSHRELQIPGMVRIAIDEPEIADIKALGKGVLRITGKQAGETALLVWAGPENKRSSYRIVVTD encoded by the coding sequence ATGCATCACCCAATTGGCCTTGCCCTGGTTGCGCTGGCGTTGGTGGGAGCGCCTGCGCTGGCGGAGGAGTCGAAGCCGGCCCCGTCTTCTGGGGCCTCGGCCACCACCGAGGAAACGGTGGTCGTGAAGAAGGGCAGCCATCGCGAGCTTCAAATTCCGGGAATGGTCCGCATCGCGATTGACGAACCGGAGATTGCGGACATCAAGGCGCTCGGCAAAGGGGTGCTGCGCATCACCGGTAAGCAAGCCGGTGAGACAGCGCTGCTCGTGTGGGCGGGGCCCGAGAACAAGCGCAGCAGCTACCGCATCGTCGTCACTGATTGA
- a CDS encoding TIGR02266 family protein, producing the protein MSSPSPAARMPPAASREAELARAESELSTLEARLHEQLAQTTAEASTLATRLEQTRQALTRAHQAPGADPMLGEQASRLQLAAAPALDVEAPRARALQARQAALQARRQAGSEMQSLLRAHQEQAAQVARAVTEAEAVLKRQAEAAKARQEAASRAQHEAAKARQAELARAAAAARAQGHAPLPAAAARPAAAPENDARRNGRVRMHTSIDMRSDSNFFTGFSLDISEGGVFIATVDAVPRGTQVELDFTLPGGRPMKVAGVVRWVREANSRTPELMPGVGVQFTGLPAEVASAISSFVTTRDPMFFPD; encoded by the coding sequence ATGAGCTCGCCGTCCCCTGCTGCCCGCATGCCCCCGGCTGCTTCCCGTGAAGCGGAGCTGGCTCGCGCCGAGAGCGAGCTGTCCACGCTGGAGGCCCGGCTCCATGAACAACTCGCCCAGACCACGGCGGAGGCGTCCACGCTGGCCACCCGGCTGGAGCAGACGCGGCAGGCGCTGACGCGGGCCCACCAGGCCCCCGGCGCCGACCCCATGCTGGGGGAACAGGCCTCCCGGTTGCAGCTTGCCGCTGCGCCCGCGCTGGACGTGGAGGCGCCGCGCGCCCGGGCGCTCCAGGCCCGGCAGGCGGCGCTCCAGGCCCGGCGGCAGGCGGGTTCGGAGATGCAGTCGCTGCTGCGGGCGCACCAGGAGCAGGCGGCGCAGGTGGCCCGCGCGGTGACCGAGGCGGAAGCGGTGCTCAAGCGTCAGGCCGAGGCGGCCAAGGCCCGCCAGGAAGCCGCGTCGCGGGCACAGCACGAAGCGGCCAAGGCCCGCCAGGCCGAGCTGGCGCGGGCGGCCGCCGCGGCGAGGGCCCAGGGGCACGCGCCCCTTCCAGCAGCCGCGGCACGGCCCGCCGCGGCGCCGGAGAACGACGCGCGGCGCAACGGACGGGTGCGGATGCACACGTCCATCGACATGCGCAGCGACTCCAACTTCTTCACGGGTTTCTCACTGGACATCAGCGAGGGCGGCGTCTTCATCGCCACCGTGGACGCGGTGCCGCGCGGCACGCAGGTGGAGCTGGACTTCACGCTGCCGGGCGGCCGTCCCATGAAGGTGGCGGGCGTGGTGCGCTGGGTGCGCGAGGCCAATTCCCGCACGCCGGAGCTGATGCCAGGCGTGGGTGTGCAATTCACCGGGCTGCCGGCGGAAGTGGCCAGCGCCATCTCCTCGTTCGTCACCACGCGCGACCCGATGTTCTTCCCGGACTGA